The following are encoded in a window of Staphylospora marina genomic DNA:
- a CDS encoding DUF2243 domain-containing protein: MKRNRTFWGAFLFGIGMIGMLDGIIFHQILQWHSVYMDTTRHNQIVSDGLFHLAVTAVLFTGTLILWKSRTPGDDRSFWGGFLVGGGLFNLVEGIVNHHILQIHHVQEHTPDPLPYDLAFDAVSILLLLAGWWLSRSAPSTQS; this comes from the coding sequence ATGAAACGAAACCGTACGTTTTGGGGAGCGTTCCTGTTCGGAATCGGCATGATCGGCATGCTGGACGGCATCATCTTTCACCAGATTCTGCAATGGCACAGCGTGTACATGGACACCACCCGCCACAACCAGATCGTCAGTGACGGACTGTTTCATCTGGCCGTCACTGCCGTGCTGTTCACCGGAACCCTCATCCTGTGGAAAAGCCGCACGCCCGGAGACGACCGCAGCTTCTGGGGAGGTTTTCTGGTCGGCGGAGGCCTGTTCAACCTGGTGGAGGGCATCGTCAATCACCACATCCTGCAAATCCACCACGTCCAGGAACACACCCCCGATCCGCTTCCCTACGATCTGGCTTTTGACGCCGTCAGCATTCTCCTTCTCCTCGCCGGTTGGTGGCTGTCGAGAAGCGCTCCTTCGACGCAATCGTGA